A genomic stretch from Helianthus annuus cultivar XRQ/B chromosome 1, HanXRQr2.0-SUNRISE, whole genome shotgun sequence includes:
- the LOC110867890 gene encoding exocyst complex component EXO70H1, translating into MRGLLFTSSKTSSPSHSHSSTHSPARTPVTTPSHHRTFSASLQEEDLLYAEQVITRWDLDSPFYSKLDYLFTGDRRQAREFIKSVNNLQSAMRLFVSESASSEKIIHAQKLMQVAMKRLEKEFYQMLSANRDVLDSESVSNRSSRARSSVSDDDNASEEDDRVSMSGTTVSDGDRVSVSEIVMADLKSIADCMIGSGYGKECVKIYKILRKSIVDETLYNLGVEKYSLNQLNKMDWEVLEPKIKTWLYAEKIAVKSLFLGERILCDYVFSSSEKIRESCFSEICKERAIALFEFPEFVAKSKKSMDRMFRTLDMYSAISDQWSEIEMIFSFESMAAVRTQVVASYVKLGDAVRTMLTDFEAAMQKEILKTPVVSGGIHPLTRYVMNYLVFLSDYSEALSDILADWPLEVHSPLPESYISYTNSEESSSISSRFAWLVLVLLCKIDAGAELYKDVAQSYLFLVNNLNYVVSKVSNSNLRLLIGEDWLVKHEQKVKQYAGNYERMAWSKVVTSLPTNTTVENLPIESARDCFRRFNLEFNDACRKQSTWIISDSKLRDDIKISLSKRILPAYRRLYEGYRGCFQGVESVVKYAPDDLGNYLSNLFHGTGAPGSAHSSSSTLSRSR; encoded by the coding sequence ATGAGGGGTTTGCTTTTTACATCTTCTAAAACTTCATCACCGTCGCATTCACATTCATCCACCCATTCTCCGGCAAGAACTCCGGTGACCACCCCTTCTCACCACCGAACCTTTTCCGCTTCCCTCCAGGAAGAAGATTTGTTATACGCTGAACAAGTAATCACAAGATGGGATCTAGACTCTCCGTTTTACTCGAAACTCGACTATTTGTTCACCGGAGACAGACGACAAGCTCGAGAGTTTATCAAATCGGTTAACAACTTGCAGTCCGCAATGCGTTTGTTCGTGTCCGAGAGCGCGAGCTCGGAGAAGATTATTCATGCTCAAAAGTTGATGCAAGTTGCCATGAAGAGGTTGGAGAAGGAGTTTTATCAAATGTTATCCGCGAACCGAGATGTTCTTGATTCGGAGTCGGTTTCTAACCGGTCTTCGAGGGCTAGATCGAGTGTTTCGGACGATGATAACGCGTCCGAGGAGGATGATCGTGTTTCGATGTCTGGAACCACGGTTTCGGATGGAGATAGAGTTTCGGTTTCGGAGATAGTTATGGCGGATCTTAAATCGATTGCGGATTGTATGATCGGTTCTGGTTATGGTAAAGAGTGTGTCAAGATTTACAAAATTCTTAGGAAATCGATTGTTGACGAGACGTTGTATAATCTCGGAGTCGAGAAATATAGCTTGAATCAGTTGAACAAAATGGATTGGGAAGTTTTGGAACCTAAGATTAAGACTTGGTTATACGCGGAGAAAATCGCGGTTAAATCGCTCTTTTTGGGTGAACGAATTCTCTGCGACTATGTGTTTTCGTCTTCTGAGAAAATACGAGAGTCGTGTTTTTCAGAAATATGTAAGGAACGCGCCATCGCGTTGTTCGAGTTCCCCGAATTCGTGGCGAAATCGAAGAAATCGATGGATAGAATGTTCAGGACACTGGATATGTACAGCGCGATCTCAGACCAGTGGTCTGAGATCGAGATGATTTTCTCCTTTGAATCCATGGCGGCCGTCCGCACACAGGTGGTCGCGTCCTATGTAAAGCTAGGTGACGCGGTCCGCACTATGTTAACGGACTTCGAGGCCGCCATGCAAAAGGAGATATTAAAAACTCCAGTCGTGAGCGGAGGAATCCATCCGCTCACGCGTTACGTCATGAATTACTTAGTTTTCTTAAGCGATTACAGCGAGGCACTCTCCGATATTCTCGCTGACTGGCCGCTTGAGGTCCATTCGCCATTACCGGAATCTTACATCTCATACACCAATTCCGAGGAATCGTCTTCGATCTCCTCACGCTTCGCGTGGCTCGTCCTCGTATTACTTTGTAAAATCGACGCGGGCGCCGAGCTTTACAAGGACGTAGCTCAGTCGTATCTCTTCCTCGTCAACAACTTAAACTACGTCGTTTCAAAAGTTAGTAACTCTAATTTACGGCTCCTGATCGGAGAAGACTGGCTGGTCAAACACGAGCAGAAAGTGAAACAATACGCCGGAAATTATGAACGCATGGCATGGAGTAAAGTGGTTACATCGTTGCCGACAAATACGACGGTTGAAAATTTACCGATTGAATCAGCGAGAGATTGTTTTAGGCGGTTTAATCTAGAGTTCAACGACGCGTGCCGGAAACAGTCCACGTGGATTATCTCAGACTCGAAACTCCGGGATGATATTAAAATATCGTTGTCAAAAAGGATTTTGCCGGCTTACCGGAGATTGTATGAAGGGTACCGAGGGTGTTTCCAAGGGGTTGAATCGGTGGTGAAATATGCTCCAGATGATTTAGGTAATTATTTGTCGAATTTGTTCCATGGTACCGGAGCTCCGGGAAGTGCACATTCGTCTTCAAGCACCTTATCGCGTAGCCGTTGA